A stretch of Lysinibacillus agricola DNA encodes these proteins:
- the argJ gene encoding bifunctional ornithine acetyltransferase/N-acetylglutamate synthase: protein MTLIASINIMKKLSSKNIVSPKGFKASGIHCGLKHKKKDLAVLVSEVPASVAGVFTTNAVQAAPLKVTKEVVYTTKKMQAMIVNSGNANACTGKQRAKDAQTMQALMAEKLCIEANLVGVCSTGVIGEMMNMEPVANGINQLAPKDSLESAIDFAQAILTTDTVMKNTSYSTIVDGKEVIIAGVAKGSGMIEPNMATMLGFITTDANIESDVLQATLSDITNLTFNAITVDGDTSTNDTVVIMANGLAGNEALTPAHPDWQNFYYTLKTVAQDLAKMIAKDGEGATKLIEVEVEGAFSDEEARKIAKTVVGSPLVKTAVFGCDANWGRIIAAVGYSGAKVDPDKITIQIGGTTMVENGEPVPFSEDELIRILKMNEVKIYVSLGMGEGKGHAWGCDLTYDYVQINASYRS, encoded by the coding sequence ATGACATTAATCGCATCAATAAATATTATGAAAAAATTATCAAGTAAAAATATTGTTTCACCAAAAGGCTTTAAAGCTTCGGGTATACATTGTGGATTAAAGCATAAGAAAAAAGATTTAGCCGTGTTAGTCAGTGAGGTACCAGCAAGTGTAGCCGGTGTCTTTACAACGAATGCTGTGCAGGCAGCACCATTAAAAGTAACGAAAGAAGTTGTCTACACAACGAAGAAAATGCAGGCGATGATTGTCAACTCTGGAAATGCTAATGCATGTACAGGGAAGCAGAGGGCGAAGGATGCACAAACAATGCAGGCGCTAATGGCAGAAAAGCTTTGTATCGAGGCAAATTTAGTAGGGGTTTGCTCAACGGGTGTGATCGGTGAAATGATGAATATGGAGCCAGTGGCAAATGGGATTAATCAGTTAGCGCCAAAGGATAGTTTAGAAAGTGCTATTGATTTTGCACAAGCGATTTTGACAACAGATACGGTGATGAAAAACACAAGCTACAGCACTATTGTCGATGGTAAAGAGGTTATTATCGCTGGGGTTGCAAAAGGTTCAGGTATGATTGAACCAAATATGGCGACGATGCTTGGTTTTATTACGACAGATGCAAATATTGAATCGGATGTCCTGCAAGCTACATTATCTGATATCACAAATCTGACTTTTAATGCAATTACGGTGGATGGAGATACATCTACAAATGATACAGTAGTTATAATGGCAAACGGGTTAGCAGGTAATGAAGCTTTAACTCCGGCCCATCCAGATTGGCAAAACTTTTATTATACATTAAAAACAGTAGCACAAGACTTAGCGAAAATGATTGCCAAAGATGGAGAGGGTGCAACGAAGCTGATTGAGGTTGAAGTAGAAGGCGCATTTTCGGATGAAGAGGCACGTAAAATTGCTAAAACAGTAGTTGGTTCACCACTTGTGAAAACAGCAGTATTTGGTTGTGATGCAAATTGGGGACGTATTATTGCAGCTGTAGGCTACAGTGGTGCGAAAGTTGATCCGGATAAAATTACGATCCAAATTGGTGGCACAACAATGGTCGAAAACGGTGAGCCAGTTCCATTCTCAGAGGATGAATTAATTCGAATTTTAAAAATGAATGAAGTGAAAATCTATGTGTCACTTGGTATGGGTGAAGGCAAGGGGCATGCTTGGGGATGTGATCTAACCTATGACTACGTCCAAATCAATGCATCATACCGTTCGTAA
- the argC gene encoding N-acetyl-gamma-glutamyl-phosphate reductase, which yields MKVGIVGATGYGGLELIRFLHNHKAVERIDLFTSSEEGVIFSSKFGHLVHIADTPLQKIDYGALEKFDVVFTSTPSGVTSELLPPLVGKGPKLIDLSGDFRLKDPASYEAWYGKKAAPLEVIQQSVYGLTEWNAEHVQQASLIANPGCYPTAVLLSLLPLLKEQLIDPSFLVIDAKSGISGAGNKPSQTTHFSEANESFSIYKTNTHQHIPEIEQAISMFAGVETTISFNTHLVPMSRGILSTSYAPVMPGVTEKRLVSCLQNTYEKHPFVRIVTDANSLGTNHVKGSNYCDILVKVDSRTNRATIVGVIDNLVKGAAGQAIQNMNVQFDLPQTTGLDVVPFFI from the coding sequence TTGAAAGTAGGAATTGTTGGTGCAACCGGATATGGTGGATTAGAACTTATTCGATTTTTACATAATCATAAAGCGGTGGAGCGGATCGATTTATTCACATCTTCTGAAGAAGGTGTAATTTTTTCTTCTAAGTTTGGTCATCTTGTTCATATTGCCGATACACCTTTACAAAAGATTGATTATGGAGCTTTAGAGAAATTTGATGTTGTTTTTACAAGTACGCCTTCAGGGGTGACAAGTGAGCTATTACCTCCATTGGTAGGGAAAGGTCCTAAGTTAATAGATTTATCTGGAGACTTCCGTTTAAAAGATCCAGCAAGCTATGAAGCGTGGTACGGTAAAAAAGCGGCGCCACTAGAAGTTATTCAACAAAGTGTTTATGGTTTAACTGAATGGAATGCAGAACATGTTCAACAAGCGTCTCTTATCGCAAATCCAGGGTGCTATCCAACAGCAGTTTTGCTTTCGTTGTTACCATTGCTAAAAGAACAATTGATTGATCCGAGCTTTTTAGTGATTGATGCAAAAAGTGGGATTTCAGGAGCTGGAAATAAGCCATCACAAACGACGCATTTTAGTGAGGCGAATGAAAGCTTTTCAATCTATAAAACGAATACACATCAGCATATACCAGAAATTGAGCAGGCCATTTCTATGTTTGCAGGTGTCGAAACAACTATTTCTTTTAATACTCATTTAGTGCCAATGTCGAGAGGGATTTTATCGACCTCATATGCGCCTGTTATGCCTGGTGTCACAGAGAAGCGGTTAGTATCTTGTTTACAGAATACCTATGAAAAGCATCCGTTCGTGCGAATCGTTACAGATGCAAATAGCCTAGGAACAAACCATGTTAAAGGTTCGAACTATTGCGATATTTTAGTGAAAGTAGATAGCCGTACAAATCGTGCCACAATTGTTGGTGTCATAGATAATTTAGTCAAAGGGGCTGCAGGGCAAGCCATTCAAAATATGAACGTTCAATTTGATTTACCGCAAACGACAGGGCTGGATGTTGTACCGTTCTTTATTTAA